One stretch of Lytechinus variegatus isolate NC3 chromosome 17, Lvar_3.0, whole genome shotgun sequence DNA includes these proteins:
- the LOC121431167 gene encoding EGF-like repeat and discoidin I-like domain-containing protein 3 — protein sequence MDIPDDTVFSDGHSSLPSMSDCRDNSDFCEYWAGVGECEVNPRYMLFHCKVSCHQCDIGTVCKSNPCRHGGSCEEAEIGFKCMCPEGFTGELCDYDPFIQSVLLIGERRGEGIITISSSSDAGGPTKYMMIHQDGWNSNASRLVCQYLGFKGVYATVTSNHFNVSSLKNNTKSAFVECPVNATIITDCMYNDTRGDQMKNESIGVVCCSINQFCDPPGSPVGLENGNVPDAAISAFSHHVDFPPSFSRLNGLLAWVGDIGSLNRMWIQVKFDSVYLITAVITQGNGNKISGDLRVTSYTVSSSVDCETWIEYLDTSSGTAKGESLADLALPSGCRAHD from the exons ATGGATATTCCTGATGATACAGTTTTCTCGGATGGTCACAGCA GTCTACCATCCATGTCAG ATTGCAGGGACAATAGTGATTTCTGCGAATACTGGGCTGGAGTGGGAGAATGTGAAGTCAATCCAAGATATATGTTGTTCCACTGCAAAGTTAGTTGTCATCAATGTGACATTGGCACAG TTTGTAAATCAAATCCTTGCCGTCATGGAGGCTCGTGTGAGGAGGCCGAGATAGGGTTTAAATGTATGTGTCCTGAAGGCTTTACCGGTGAGCTGTGTGATTATG ATCCCTTCATACAATCAGTGCTGCTCATTGGAGAAAGACGCGGTGAGGGAATAATAACCATCTCCTCTTCTTCTGATGCTGGAGGTCCGACCAAATACATGATGATACACCAAGATGGGTGGAATTCCAATGCCTCTAGACTAGTTTGCCAGTATCTGGGTTTTAAAG GTGTCTATGCGACAGTGACTAGCAACCACTTCAATGTGTCATCTTTGAAAAACAACACCAAATCAGCGTTTGTGGAATGTCCAGTTAACGCTACCATCATCACTGATTGCATGTATAACGACACTCGGGGtgatcaaatgaaaaatgaatctaTCGGAGTCGTCTGTTGCTCAA TTAACCAGTTCTGCGACCCTCCAGGCAGCCCAGTCGGTCTTGAAAACGGTAACGTTCCAGATGCGGCTATCAGCGCCTTTAGCCACCATGTCGATTTTCCGCCCTCCTTTTCACGATTGAACGGACTGTTAGCCTGGGTTGGGGATATTGGTTCGCTTAACCGTATGTGGATCCAAGTCAAGTTTGACTCGGTTTACCTTATTACTGCGGTTATAACACAAGGAAATGGGAACAAGATATCGGGTGATTTAAGAGTGACGTCATACACTGTCTCGTCTAGCGTTGACTGTGAGACATGGATTGAATATTTGGATACGAGTTCAGGAACGGCGAAG
- the LOC121431404 gene encoding uncharacterized protein LOC121431404 produces MDCFNHKRVDWMFFLFTIMIPREGQACSTTTGITSPWECGTKPTHICQASTHYEDLILSNHTLWACLNNGVTSIRCTPNCCANDNIIEGGIVLMPGIRTEVACSMSTPNPTSPYKHTLGILGPPGSRVLVSIRGGDPYNVIRATDGQNIDHAYFFNTDGFVAEGDYFLSESNEVNLQAILTNSAQAPDVVVISQSFDIIDTITAPPTSLLCVVSPPVTGLNQWHTACEDGSHSSDDSCYKFSSDNMDFQRARENCEAMGYHLVYITTSEEQDFLVSFLVTRSPREHWIGIERDSNGDPVWMDGSPITYSCFGANDGGRDCFQIRQQENYAWEDHQCDHRHAFICERELGYHGYSASDGGCVSYGGTLPATIGAEGAILLKFSYTIKTNQVLPSISGLQRTTSVSSGNCVTTCQATNEPFVSQNGLQLKISCSSSFASSRSWTVTFQARGAGMVQISDFQLLIYNETESPPSSTPSTRLYTTRTRRIYTGRDVPDGNMPTTSTTKTNSTSPMPSNLSTPEHTTASPVDVSPKGSSSILYIAVPLLLAFILIFMIIGAVWFVKKRRSSSADHKSSSAHQSVEVREIHTYSNDEHEYTTSMDSVKRSSNQANYSEVLDDVNQHEYTEMPSGGSSKPGNRAIYNEVGDEEYNVLFGGKETKDYHVYNMPGSVKRDSGDTNPGRMDKKGGGRENRKQSQELVDDKGNNTRICDNTYQDLDNTNDGPYPMSLKLSADSATESTKVPSLGLQSTTITDHTYQDLHETDGEGYTPLNLTIKSGSQLTKTTKSAPLRGSNATEQSPLSVNCPVIETAKRDGDGQSFLYTDPSEYDDPIFKPDDESYDNLQHTPLTGISNSQSTAKDSIVIGDDEYLTPNAGHTYQTLGDSVTTEPDGEGVTYSHLQRGAHKDPLPDERYGKLHDKQRKSR; encoded by the exons ATGGATTGTTTTAATCACAAGAGAGTCGATTGgatgtttttcttatttacaaTAATGATTCCACGTGAAGGCCAGGCGTGTAGTACAACAACCGGAATAACATCGCCATGGGAATGtg GTACAAAACCAACTCACATCTGCCAGGCCAGCACCCATTACGAAGATCTCATACTATCTAACCATACCTTGTGGGCTTGCCTAAATAATGGGGTTACTTCTATTCGCTGCACCCCTAATTGCTGTGCCAACGATAACATCATCGAAGGAG GGATTGTTCTGATGCCAGGAATCAGAACGGAAGTTGCCTGCTCCATGTCGACACCTAACCCAACATCACCGTACAAACACACCTTGGGCATCCTTGGCCCTCCCGGTTCAAGAGTTCTTGTATCGATACGTGGAGGTGACCCTTACAACGTCATCAGAGCAACCGATGGGCAGAACATTGACCATGCTTATTTCTTCAACACTGACGGTTTCGTCGCAGAGGGAGATTATTTCTTGTCCGAATCAAATGAAGTAAATCTTCAAGCTATTCTCACCAATTCTGCTCAGGCTCCAGATGTTGTCGTCATATCTCAGTCTTTCGATATCATCG ATACCATTACGGCGCCCCCTACGTCCCTGCTATGTGTGGTTTCTCCTCCTGTTACTGGTCTAAATCAATGGCATACTG CATGTGAAGATGGCTCGCATAGTTCCGACGACTCATGCTACAAATTCAGCAGTGATAATATGGATTTCCAACGTGCTAGGGAGAACTGCGAAGCAATGGGATACCATCTCGTCTACATCACCACCAGCGAGGAACAGGATTTCTTGGTTTCCTTTCTGGTAACTCGTTCACCACGCGAGCACTGGATCGGTATCGAGAGGGATTCCAATGGCGATCCGGTCTGGATGGATGGATCACCCATCACATATTCTTGTTTTGGAGCCAACGATGGGGGTCGAGATTGTTTCCAAATTCGCCAGCAGGAAAACTACGCTTGGGAAGATCATCAGTGTGATCACAGACATGCTTTTATCTGCGAAAGAGAGTTAG gttatcatggttatagtGCGAGCGATGGAGGCTGTGTTTCATATGGAGGTACTCTGCCAGCGACCATTGGTGCTGAGGGCGCTATCCTACTCAAATTCAGCTACACAATCAAGACCAACCAGGTTCTGCCGTCAATATCAGGACTGCAGAGAACTACGTCAGTATCGTCCGGAAACTGTGTCACTACCTGCCAAGCAACAAACGAGCCATTTGTGTCCCAAAATGGTCTTCAACTTAAAATATCTTGCAGTTCAAGTTTTGCTTCATCAAGGTCCTGGACG GTAACATTCCAAGCAAGAGGAGCAGGAATGGTCCAGATTAGTGACTTTCAGCTTCTAATCTACAACGAAACAGAATCTCCTCCTTCTTCAACGCCTTCAACAAGGTTGTATACTACAAGGACAAGACGGATTTATACCG GTCGCGATGTACCTGATGGAAATATGCCTACTACATCAACTACAAAAACCAACAGTACCAGTCCTATGCCTTCCAATTTGTCTACTCCCGAACATACTACGGCAAGTCCAGTTGATGTATCACCAAAAG GTTCAAGCAGTATATTATACATCGCAGTACCTCTTCTTTTAGCGTTCATCCtcatatttatgataataggAGCCGTGTGGTTCGTgaagaaaag ACGGTCATCATCAGCTGACCATAAGTCATCATCAGCTCACCAATCCGTGGAAGTCCGTGAAATTCATACTTATAGCAATGACGAGCACGAATATACCACAAGCATGGATTCCGTAAAGAGATCATCAAATCAAGCCAACTATTCAGAGGTTCTCGACGATGTTAACCAGCACGAATACACCGAGATGCCTTCCGGTGGGTCCTCCAAGCCTGGAAACCGGGCGATTTACAACGAGGTCGGGGATGAAGAATATAACGTCCTGTTCGGTGGCAAGGAGACGAAGGACTACCATGTGTACAACATGCCAGGCTCTGTAAAAAGGGATTCAGGGGATACGAACCCAGGCAGGATGGACAAGAAAGGTGGTGGTCGAGAGAATAGAAAGCAATCTCAGGAGCTTGTAGATGACAAAGGTAATAATACAAGGATATGTGATAATACCTACCAAGATTTGGATAACACTAACGATGGACCCTATCCTATGTCTTTAAAATTATCTGCCGATTCTGCTACCGAGTCAACCAAAGTCCCCTCACTCGGATTACAAAGCACAACCATAACTGATCACACTTACCAAGATTTACATGAGACCGACGGAGAAGGTTATACCCCCTTGAATTTAACCATCAAATCTGGCTCTCAATTGACCAAAACAACCAAGAGCGCACCTTTGAGAGGCTCAAACGCAACTGAACAATCACCGCTTTCCGTTAACTGTCCTGTGATTGAGACAGCGAAAAGAGATGGAGACGGTCAGTCATTTTTATATACCGACCCATCGGAGTATGATGATCCAATATTCAAACCTGATGATGAATCATACGACAATCTCCAACACACACCGTTGACAGGGATTTCAAATAGCCAATCAACAGCCAAAGATTCAATAGTTATTGGGGATGACGAATATTTAACACCCAATGCCGGACATACTTATCAGACCTTAGGAGACTCTGTAACGACGGAACCAGACGGTGAGGGCGTCACCTACTCACACTTACAAAGGGGTGCACACAAGGACCCCTTGCCAGATGAACGTTACGGAAAGCTTCACGATAAGCAACGTAAATCGCGCTAA